Proteins from a single region of Antechinus flavipes isolate AdamAnt ecotype Samford, QLD, Australia chromosome 2, AdamAnt_v2, whole genome shotgun sequence:
- the CYSTM1 gene encoding cysteine-rich and transmembrane domain-containing protein 1 isoform X3 translates to MNYGNPPPYSDPGPTAPYPPYMQQPGSSQAYPPAGPYPAGPPGPYPPPNTGYPYQGYPQYGWQGGPPPEAPKTTVYVVEDQRRNDTGQVSCLTACWTALCCCCLWDMLT, encoded by the exons ATGAATTATGGAAATCCTCCACCGTACTCGGACCCAGGCCCAACTGCCCCATATCCACCATATATGCAGCAACCAGGTAGTTCTCAAGCATATCCTCCTGCTGGGCCTTACCCTGCTGGGCCTCCAGGGCCTTATCCACCCCCTAATACAGGGTATCCATATCAAGGCTATCCACAGTATGGCTGGCAGGGTGGACCACCTCCAGAAGCTCCCAAAACCACAG tATATGTAGTGGAAGACCAAAGAAGGAATGACACAGGCCAAGTTTCCTGCCTCACAGCTTGCTGGACTGCTCTCTGTTGCTGTTGCCTTTGGGACATGCTCACTTGA